The following coding sequences are from one Halomicrobium zhouii window:
- a CDS encoding cupin domain-containing protein gives MSDDQLVDEADLEWSDVEHGDHEFRRKQLGAATAGDELGCSLYELPEGKQDWLRHYHEGNEEALFVLSGTGTISLGPDAEEHDLSAGDYVALPRGEAGTHAIEGGEGGLRYLMMSTMNEPDITVYPDDDKVGLYAGSAPGGAKDERTLSTYLDRNAEVAYWDEE, from the coding sequence ATGTCAGACGACCAGCTCGTCGACGAGGCAGACCTGGAGTGGAGCGACGTGGAACACGGCGACCACGAGTTCCGGCGGAAGCAACTCGGCGCGGCGACTGCCGGCGACGAACTCGGCTGTAGTCTGTACGAACTACCCGAGGGCAAGCAGGACTGGCTCCGCCACTACCACGAAGGCAACGAAGAGGCACTCTTCGTGCTCTCCGGGACTGGGACTATCTCTCTCGGGCCCGACGCCGAGGAACACGACCTCTCGGCAGGGGACTACGTCGCGCTCCCGCGCGGCGAAGCGGGAACCCACGCCATCGAAGGCGGCGAGGGCGGCCTGCGCTACCTGATGATGTCGACGATGAACGAGCCCGATATTACTGTCTATCCCGACGACGACAAAGTGGGACTGTACGCCGGGAGCGCTCCGGGCGGAGCGAAGGACGAGCGGACGCTCTCGACGTACCTCGACCGCAACGCGGAAGTGGCGTACTGGGACGAAGAGTGA
- the dgoD gene encoding galactonate dehydratase: MEVTDYELFEVPPRSLLLKVETNDGLVGWGEPVLEGRAQTAAEAVRELMDTYIVGADPYDIELLWQQMYRSGFYRGGAVLMSALSGIDQALWDIKGKALGEPVYELLGGKARERIKLYAHVSGDDLGDAARSRVEEGFSAIKSGPGVDLEHIDRTPAVEEARENVRTMREAVGDDVDLMLDFHGKPSKPMAKRLVGELEEFDPMFYEELLGPEKNDLLPDLAERTNVPLATGERLYGRWEFKTLLESGAVDVIQPDISHAGGITELRKIASMAETYDVALAPHSPLSSVALAASLQVDACTQNAIIQEQIVLNEDVPNYLTDMSVFEHDDQGYVDLPSAPGLGIEVDEDFVREMATEDAWDAPVVRRKDGSISEW, translated from the coding sequence ATGGAAGTAACCGACTACGAGCTGTTTGAGGTACCGCCGCGCTCATTGCTGTTGAAGGTCGAGACGAACGATGGCCTCGTCGGATGGGGCGAACCAGTCCTGGAAGGACGGGCGCAGACGGCCGCTGAGGCGGTTCGGGAGCTGATGGACACCTACATTGTCGGTGCTGACCCCTACGACATCGAACTGCTCTGGCAGCAGATGTACCGCAGCGGCTTCTACCGCGGCGGTGCGGTCCTGATGAGTGCGCTCTCGGGCATCGATCAGGCGCTCTGGGACATCAAAGGGAAGGCGCTGGGGGAACCCGTCTACGAATTACTCGGCGGGAAGGCCCGCGAGCGGATCAAACTGTACGCCCACGTCAGCGGGGATGACCTCGGAGACGCTGCGCGCAGCCGTGTCGAGGAGGGGTTCAGTGCGATCAAAAGCGGACCCGGCGTCGATCTCGAACACATCGACCGGACTCCGGCCGTCGAGGAGGCCCGCGAGAACGTGCGAACGATGCGCGAGGCTGTCGGCGACGACGTGGACCTGATGTTGGACTTCCACGGCAAACCGTCGAAACCGATGGCAAAGCGACTCGTCGGCGAGCTCGAAGAGTTCGACCCGATGTTCTACGAGGAACTCCTCGGCCCGGAAAAGAACGACCTGCTCCCGGACCTCGCTGAGCGAACAAACGTCCCTCTCGCGACCGGCGAGCGGTTGTACGGACGCTGGGAGTTCAAAACCCTCCTCGAAAGCGGCGCCGTCGACGTCATCCAGCCAGACATTTCCCACGCCGGTGGAATCACGGAACTCCGGAAGATAGCGAGTATGGCCGAAACGTACGACGTGGCGCTCGCGCCTCACTCGCCGCTGAGTTCGGTCGCGCTCGCAGCAAGCCTTCAGGTGGACGCCTGCACGCAGAACGCGATCATCCAGGAGCAGATCGTGTTGAACGAGGACGTCCCGAACTACCTCACGGATATGAGCGTCTTCGAGCACGACGACCAGGGGTACGTCGACCTCCCCAGCGCCCCCGGACTAGGCATCGAGGTCGACGAAGACTTCGTGCGTGAGATGGCGACCGAGGACGCGTGGGATGCGCCGGTCGTGCGCCGGAAGGACGGTAGTATTTCCGAGTGGTAA
- a CDS encoding monovalent cation/H+ antiporter complex subunit F, whose protein sequence is MVAESGLVTTVADVAIVLVTLLSLLCGYRVVRGPTVPDRVVGLDAIATNVVAIAVLFALRTGRGLFVTVSLVLAVIGFLSTVAVAKFVTEGDIIVRQE, encoded by the coding sequence ATGGTCGCTGAGAGCGGGCTGGTGACTACCGTCGCCGACGTCGCCATCGTCCTCGTGACGCTCCTGAGCCTCCTCTGTGGCTACCGGGTCGTCCGCGGCCCGACCGTGCCCGACCGCGTCGTCGGCCTCGACGCCATCGCGACCAACGTCGTCGCCATCGCCGTCCTGTTCGCGCTCCGGACCGGCCGCGGGCTCTTCGTGACTGTGAGCCTCGTGCTCGCGGTCATCGGCTTCCTCTCGACGGTCGCCGTCGCGAAGTTCGTCACGGAGGGCGACATCATCGTCCGACAGGAGTGA
- a CDS encoding YIP1 family protein — protein sequence MTQWIEDPTGGRDRGPVALVRAWFEVLTRPRRFFERGVAPGDQAPGLVFASVVVLVEEASRFAVVDLASRGVLSTGPFPYPLIGDLGPLESLLALLAVVVFVAPAVLHLTAALQTLLLAPFAPDRGGVSQTVQVIAYATAPCVLAGLPFPELRILCALWGSALYVVGTSVIHDLSLPRAALLGAVPALLVFGYAFRGVAAVQVLF from the coding sequence ATGACACAGTGGATCGAGGACCCGACAGGCGGACGCGACCGCGGGCCCGTCGCGCTCGTGCGCGCGTGGTTCGAAGTACTCACCCGGCCGCGGCGCTTCTTCGAGCGGGGCGTCGCGCCGGGCGACCAGGCACCGGGCCTCGTCTTCGCCTCGGTCGTCGTCCTCGTGGAGGAGGCCAGTCGGTTCGCCGTCGTCGATCTCGCCTCCCGGGGCGTCCTCTCGACGGGTCCGTTTCCGTACCCCCTCATCGGCGATCTCGGACCGCTGGAATCGCTGCTCGCGCTGCTGGCCGTCGTCGTCTTCGTCGCGCCGGCGGTGTTGCACCTGACGGCCGCTCTCCAGACGCTGTTGCTCGCGCCCTTCGCGCCCGACCGTGGCGGCGTGAGCCAGACGGTCCAGGTCATCGCGTACGCGACCGCGCCGTGCGTGCTCGCGGGCCTGCCGTTCCCGGAACTGCGCATCCTCTGTGCGCTCTGGGGCAGCGCGCTGTACGTCGTCGGGACGAGCGTTATCCACGACCTCTCGTTGCCACGAGCCGCACTCCTCGGGGCCGTCCCCGCGTTGCTCGTGTTCGGCTACGCCTTCCGCGGCGTCGCCGCCGTGCAGGTGCTTTTCTGA
- a CDS encoding MnhB domain-containing protein: MTTTIMKTTARIAVPIILVLAVSLFFQGHNLPGGGFIGGVLTTTAFVLVYVAYGLDYLEAGVLDREVDPGTGIFEHRSVTAYRRTFVLGLTIVVGSGLAGLLLGGSFLAQDYVILHDVPVYHEVELASALVFDLGVYLVVVGGLLTILSVVGAE; the protein is encoded by the coding sequence GTGACGACGACGATCATGAAGACGACGGCGCGGATCGCGGTCCCGATCATCCTGGTGCTTGCCGTCTCGCTGTTCTTCCAGGGCCACAACCTGCCCGGCGGCGGGTTCATCGGTGGCGTGCTGACGACGACCGCGTTCGTCCTCGTCTACGTCGCTTACGGGCTGGACTACCTGGAGGCCGGCGTCCTCGACCGCGAGGTCGACCCGGGGACCGGTATCTTCGAACACCGCTCGGTCACCGCCTACAGGCGGACGTTCGTGCTCGGGCTCACTATCGTCGTCGGGAGCGGTCTCGCCGGACTGCTACTCGGCGGGTCGTTCCTGGCCCAGGACTACGTTATCCTCCACGACGTCCCCGTCTACCACGAGGTCGAACTCGCGAGCGCGCTGGTGTTCGACCTGGGTGTCTATCTGGTCGTGGTCGGTGGCCTCCTCACGATACTCTCGGTGGTGGGTGCCGAATGA
- the mbhE gene encoding hydrogen gas-evolving membrane-bound hydrogenase subunit E → MSPELSVVTTAIALPFVGAAATPLIYRWFGERTGYAAAVLALVSFGLLATQVGEYGTVVAPWIPSLGVALRFTVDGWALLFALLASGIGVLVFTYSAAYMHGGHSLRRYYAALLAFMGSILGVALAADLVVVFLFWELTSLASFVLIGHHTTDGESRYSARMAMLVTVGGGLCLLAGLLVLSLAARQALGTATFDLATMLANDEAMRTALRDQGLFVPALVLIAIAAAAKSAQVPLHFWLPNAMVAPTPVSAFLHSATMVKVGVYFVGRLRPLLSGPEWTLLFATLGLVTMTVGALLAVASTDTKELLAYSTASHLGLMIAGFGFGAVAGGEAGAFHLLNHALFKAPLFLVAGILAHEAGSRSLDNMSGLRRELPVTAAISVVAGLSMAGIPPFNGFYSKELLFEAAYEFGHETGGLAWLYPGMATVASIFTVVYSLKFLAVFFGERRAPQKTVPRPPAALVVPPAVLGLGVLVVSAVPQFAVDLIVQGAVDATARGQPEFSVHFPPEHVTPPLLMSGVAIVGGVAAYSVTDPTARAIETVRDSTVLIRPNDWYDRALSGTERAGARVGPLVHTGVLRTYVVWCLATVSALVIAGYVATSASVLAFDGLGVPLIVALVLLIALLAGFAVPTAPSHVAGVLTLSILGFVLAIFYIVASAPDLALTQLVVETLVLLIFLLVLQRLPEFYADLDRFVVGRDVVLSLAVGVMAFVSTLLVSPDPAADPTELARYYATEAVPEGGGSNVVNVILVDFRGFDTMGELVVITIAAVSVLVLVTMRTRGET, encoded by the coding sequence ATGAGTCCGGAACTGTCGGTGGTGACGACGGCGATCGCCCTCCCGTTCGTCGGTGCTGCAGCCACGCCGCTGATCTACCGCTGGTTCGGAGAGCGGACGGGGTACGCGGCCGCCGTGCTCGCGCTCGTGAGCTTCGGCCTGCTCGCGACGCAGGTCGGGGAGTACGGAACCGTCGTCGCCCCGTGGATCCCTTCGCTCGGCGTCGCACTGCGATTCACCGTCGACGGCTGGGCGCTCCTGTTCGCACTCCTGGCCAGCGGTATCGGCGTGCTCGTCTTCACCTACTCGGCGGCGTACATGCACGGTGGTCACAGCTTGCGCCGCTACTACGCCGCCCTGCTCGCGTTCATGGGCTCCATCCTCGGCGTCGCGCTGGCCGCGGATCTGGTCGTCGTCTTCCTCTTCTGGGAGCTGACGAGCCTCGCCTCGTTCGTCCTCATCGGTCACCACACGACCGACGGCGAGTCGCGCTACTCAGCCCGAATGGCGATGCTCGTCACCGTCGGCGGCGGGCTCTGCCTCCTCGCCGGCCTGCTCGTCCTCTCCCTCGCGGCCCGACAGGCGCTCGGCACGGCCACCTTCGACCTGGCGACGATGCTCGCCAACGACGAGGCGATGCGGACGGCGCTGCGCGACCAGGGGCTGTTCGTCCCCGCGCTGGTCCTGATCGCTATCGCCGCCGCCGCCAAGTCCGCGCAGGTCCCGCTGCACTTCTGGCTGCCGAACGCGATGGTCGCGCCGACGCCCGTCTCGGCGTTCCTCCACTCGGCGACGATGGTGAAGGTCGGCGTCTACTTCGTCGGCCGACTCCGCCCGCTGCTCTCCGGGCCGGAGTGGACGCTACTGTTCGCGACGCTCGGGCTGGTGACGATGACGGTCGGCGCCTTACTGGCCGTCGCCTCGACGGACACGAAGGAGTTGCTCGCCTATTCGACTGCGAGCCACCTCGGCCTGATGATCGCTGGCTTCGGGTTCGGTGCCGTCGCTGGCGGGGAGGCCGGCGCGTTCCACCTGCTCAACCACGCGCTGTTCAAGGCCCCGCTGTTCCTCGTCGCCGGCATCCTCGCCCACGAGGCCGGCTCACGAAGTCTCGACAACATGAGCGGCCTCCGGCGGGAACTCCCGGTGACGGCCGCGATTTCGGTCGTCGCCGGGCTTAGCATGGCCGGGATTCCGCCGTTCAACGGCTTCTACTCCAAGGAGCTCCTCTTCGAGGCGGCCTACGAGTTCGGCCACGAGACCGGGGGACTGGCGTGGCTCTACCCGGGTATGGCTACGGTCGCGAGTATCTTCACCGTCGTCTACTCGCTGAAGTTCCTCGCCGTCTTCTTCGGCGAGCGCCGCGCACCCCAGAAGACTGTCCCGCGACCGCCCGCAGCGCTCGTGGTGCCGCCCGCAGTCCTCGGGCTCGGCGTGCTGGTCGTCAGCGCCGTCCCGCAGTTCGCCGTCGACCTGATCGTCCAGGGTGCCGTCGACGCCACTGCCCGCGGGCAGCCGGAATTCAGCGTCCACTTCCCGCCGGAACACGTCACGCCACCGCTCCTGATGTCCGGCGTCGCCATCGTCGGCGGTGTCGCCGCGTACTCGGTCACCGACCCCACTGCCCGTGCTATCGAGACGGTCCGTGACTCCACTGTCCTGATCAGGCCGAACGACTGGTACGACCGGGCGCTCTCCGGAACAGAACGCGCTGGCGCGCGGGTCGGCCCGCTCGTCCACACCGGCGTGCTCAGGACCTACGTCGTCTGGTGCCTCGCGACGGTGAGCGCGCTCGTCATCGCGGGTTACGTCGCGACCAGTGCCAGTGTTCTCGCCTTCGACGGCCTCGGCGTTCCACTGATCGTCGCGCTCGTCCTGTTGATCGCGCTGCTCGCCGGGTTCGCCGTTCCCACGGCGCCCTCGCACGTCGCGGGCGTGCTCACCCTCTCTATCCTGGGGTTCGTGCTGGCGATCTTCTACATCGTCGCGAGTGCGCCCGACCTGGCGCTCACCCAGCTCGTCGTCGAGACGCTCGTCCTGTTGATCTTCCTGCTCGTCCTCCAGCGGCTGCCGGAGTTCTACGCGGACCTGGACCGGTTCGTCGTCGGCCGCGACGTGGTACTCTCGCTCGCCGTCGGCGTGATGGCCTTCGTCTCGACGCTGCTCGTCAGTCCGGACCCGGCGGCGGACCCGACGGAACTTGCGCGCTACTACGCGACGGAGGCCGTTCCGGAGGGCGGCGGTTCGAACGTCGTCAACGTGATCCTCGTGGACTTCCGCGGCTTCGACACGATGGGGGAACTCGTCGTGATCACCATCGCGGCCGTCTCGGTCCTCGTGCTCGTGACGATGCGGACGCGGGGTGAGACGTAG
- a CDS encoding OB-fold nucleic acid binding domain-containing protein gives MGSCIICGTSVDGHICDLHQEDVLFEFRGDHPNQLTNNRYYRGSVDGFAEFGVFVDIGDSVTGLLHRSELDRRLDSLDWDPGDEVFVKVKNVRDNGNIDLGWSIRQDEREFRGVLVDDPEFDHARLADEVDGAGNGSEAAGTDASEDDASQVTVTQSSPPEQSERDDSRQGSTDAGESGQTASTGAADVEDGAVDDTDDERVEQAASAIAESSTGDAASEGASSADDRNGSDVAETATAGGAVVQEREYERVQIGDLEDRVGDDVRLEGEVTNVRQTSGPTVFEVRDETGTVDCAAFVEAGVRAYPEVEEDDVVRLDGEVRDRRGELQVETESLEALEADERETVEERMADALDARARPDAVDPLADDPAIEGLSDSLVEAATAIRKAVITDRPVIVRHSATADGYVAGVAIERATLPLVREEHRRADAEYHYFDRRPLEGGVYDMDDATKDATQMLENRERHDEKVPLFVFVAAGGTRESLDGFELLDVYGAPRVVLDDADADDEVVESVDTILSPALSDSPETTATALAANVAAHVNEDVRADLEHLPAVSFWDDTPEAYLDAAADAGYDADAVRQLREAVALEAFYQSYEDKRELVIDLLFGDDETDVGGLAANIAEQFRTKLDTEVETASANLDVDTVGDVDVAILDTAAFTHGYDFPPSTLLLDELYRQQSDDVDVLVGLDTDTLYVRTDDHVDVHQVAWDVAERVPDAGVSARSAREQSIRFLAGERDDVLDATLDVVAGTQ, from the coding sequence ATGGGTTCGTGTATCATCTGCGGCACGTCTGTCGACGGTCACATTTGCGACCTTCACCAGGAAGACGTGCTGTTCGAGTTCCGTGGCGACCACCCGAATCAACTGACGAACAACCGCTACTATCGTGGCTCCGTGGACGGCTTCGCCGAGTTCGGCGTCTTCGTCGACATCGGTGACAGCGTCACCGGCCTGCTTCACCGGAGCGAACTGGACCGCCGCCTTGACTCCCTCGACTGGGACCCGGGCGACGAGGTGTTCGTGAAGGTCAAGAACGTCCGCGACAACGGCAACATCGACCTGGGCTGGTCGATCCGACAGGACGAGCGCGAGTTCCGCGGCGTCCTCGTCGACGACCCCGAGTTCGACCACGCCCGTCTCGCCGACGAGGTGGACGGAGCGGGAAACGGGAGTGAGGCGGCTGGCACGGACGCGTCGGAGGACGACGCCAGCCAGGTAACGGTCACCCAGTCGTCGCCCCCCGAGCAGTCCGAGCGCGACGACTCCCGGCAGGGGTCGACTGACGCTGGCGAATCCGGCCAGACCGCTTCGACCGGCGCGGCCGACGTGGAGGACGGCGCAGTCGACGACACCGACGACGAGCGCGTGGAGCAGGCCGCGAGCGCCATCGCCGAGAGCAGTACCGGCGACGCCGCGAGCGAAGGCGCCAGTTCGGCCGACGACCGGAACGGCTCCGACGTCGCCGAGACCGCAACGGCCGGCGGCGCCGTCGTCCAGGAGCGCGAGTACGAGCGCGTGCAGATCGGCGACCTCGAGGACCGCGTCGGCGACGACGTCCGCCTCGAGGGCGAGGTGACCAACGTCCGCCAGACGAGCGGCCCGACGGTGTTCGAGGTCCGCGACGAGACGGGGACGGTCGACTGCGCCGCCTTCGTCGAAGCCGGCGTGCGCGCCTACCCCGAAGTCGAGGAGGACGACGTCGTCCGCCTGGACGGCGAGGTCCGCGACCGGCGCGGCGAACTGCAGGTCGAGACCGAGTCGCTCGAGGCGCTCGAAGCCGACGAGCGCGAGACGGTCGAAGAGCGGATGGCCGACGCGCTCGACGCGCGGGCCCGCCCCGACGCCGTCGACCCGCTGGCCGACGACCCGGCCATCGAGGGACTGAGCGACAGTCTCGTCGAGGCCGCGACGGCCATCCGCAAGGCCGTCATCACCGACCGCCCGGTCATCGTCCGCCACTCCGCGACGGCCGACGGCTACGTCGCCGGCGTCGCCATCGAACGCGCGACATTGCCCCTCGTCCGCGAGGAGCACCGCCGCGCCGACGCCGAGTACCACTACTTCGACCGGCGGCCCCTGGAGGGCGGCGTCTACGACATGGACGACGCCACCAAGGACGCCACCCAGATGCTGGAGAACCGCGAGCGACACGACGAGAAGGTGCCGCTGTTCGTCTTCGTCGCCGCCGGCGGCACCCGCGAGAGCCTCGACGGCTTCGAACTGCTGGACGTCTACGGCGCGCCGCGGGTCGTCCTCGACGACGCCGACGCCGACGACGAGGTGGTCGAGTCCGTCGACACCATCCTCAGCCCGGCGCTCTCGGACTCGCCGGAGACCACCGCGACGGCGCTGGCCGCCAACGTCGCCGCCCACGTCAACGAGGACGTCCGGGCCGACCTGGAGCACCTCCCCGCCGTGAGCTTCTGGGACGACACGCCCGAGGCGTACCTCGACGCCGCCGCCGACGCCGGCTACGACGCCGACGCGGTCCGCCAGCTCCGTGAAGCCGTCGCGCTGGAGGCGTTCTACCAGTCCTACGAGGACAAGCGCGAACTCGTCATCGACCTGCTGTTCGGCGACGACGAGACGGACGTCGGCGGCCTCGCCGCCAACATCGCCGAGCAGTTCCGGACGAAACTCGACACCGAGGTCGAGACGGCCAGCGCGAACCTCGACGTCGACACCGTCGGCGACGTCGACGTCGCCATCCTCGACACGGCGGCGTTCACCCACGGCTACGACTTCCCGCCGTCGACGCTCCTGCTCGACGAACTGTACCGTCAGCAGAGCGACGACGTGGACGTCCTCGTCGGCCTCGACACGGACACGCTATACGTCCGCACCGACGACCACGTCGACGTCCACCAGGTCGCCTGGGACGTCGCCGAGCGCGTCCCCGACGCGGGCGTGAGCGCGCGAAGTGCGCGCGAGCAGAGCATCCGGTTCCTCGCCGGCGAGCGCGACGACGTGCTGGACGCGACGCTCGACGTCGTCGCCGGCACGCAGTAA
- a CDS encoding complex I subunit 5 family protein, which yields MSFLVVAPIVVAIAGVVLAFLVSRWPRVQRATSAATGAVYAGTVATAVWRLVLGPDAPGAAAYQLGGHPAPFGITLVLDGLSAFMLVVAAVVGLASITFAVVFVERDNQRVYYHPLFHCLLLGVTGAFLTGDLFNLFVWFEVMLMASYVFVAFYGGARHTAAAVRYLVLNVIGSALMLLGIGGLYAVTGTLNMADMARRLADPAAYGIDPAPVVGLSALLLVVFALKAGLVPFQFWVPAAYTTAPLPVTAMLAGVTKKVGVYAIVRLYFTVLAGAAIQVDVLGVAGHSPLSFLAPVLAAMGVASIVVGGLGAVSRDTLEGTFAYSSVGQVGFIVVPVAIAAASTGELRQIALVAALVYALHHSLAKSLLFLSAATVSDATGTNRVRDVGGLAGRSPVLAGAFFVGILSLVGLPPLAGFFGKFFVFDVSIRWYATAPGWVPIVVFLSLLAGALLTIVYTTRTWTGCFWGAETSAVDGSVVDGRQLAVLVALAAVVVGVGVGFDPVYRFAETAATAATERGEYVEVVFPDGGGAA from the coding sequence GTGAGTTTCCTCGTCGTCGCGCCGATCGTGGTGGCCATCGCCGGCGTCGTCCTGGCGTTCCTGGTCTCCCGGTGGCCACGGGTCCAGCGCGCGACGAGCGCCGCGACGGGCGCCGTCTACGCCGGGACCGTCGCGACTGCGGTGTGGCGGCTCGTGCTCGGTCCGGACGCACCTGGTGCGGCGGCCTACCAGCTCGGCGGTCACCCCGCACCGTTCGGCATCACGCTCGTCCTGGACGGGCTCTCGGCGTTCATGCTCGTCGTCGCCGCCGTCGTGGGACTCGCGTCGATAACGTTCGCCGTCGTCTTCGTCGAGCGGGACAACCAGCGGGTGTACTACCACCCGCTCTTTCACTGCCTCCTCCTGGGCGTCACCGGCGCGTTCCTCACCGGCGACCTGTTCAACCTCTTCGTCTGGTTCGAGGTGATGCTGATGGCCAGCTACGTGTTCGTCGCCTTCTACGGCGGCGCCCGCCACACCGCGGCAGCCGTCCGGTACCTCGTTTTGAACGTCATCGGCAGCGCGTTGATGTTGCTTGGAATCGGCGGCCTCTACGCGGTGACGGGGACGCTCAACATGGCCGACATGGCCCGCCGGCTCGCCGACCCGGCGGCCTACGGCATCGACCCGGCACCGGTCGTCGGGCTCTCGGCGCTCCTGCTGGTCGTCTTCGCGCTCAAGGCCGGCCTGGTCCCCTTCCAGTTCTGGGTCCCCGCCGCGTACACCACCGCGCCGCTGCCGGTGACGGCGATGCTCGCCGGCGTGACGAAGAAAGTGGGCGTCTACGCCATCGTCCGCCTCTACTTCACCGTGCTGGCGGGCGCCGCGATTCAGGTCGACGTCCTCGGCGTGGCGGGCCACTCGCCGCTTTCGTTCCTGGCGCCGGTACTCGCCGCGATGGGGGTCGCGAGCATCGTCGTCGGCGGCCTTGGCGCCGTCTCCAGGGACACCCTGGAAGGAACCTTCGCGTACTCGAGCGTGGGACAGGTGGGCTTCATCGTCGTACCAGTCGCGATCGCGGCCGCCAGTACCGGCGAACTCCGGCAGATAGCTCTCGTCGCCGCGCTCGTGTACGCGCTCCACCACTCGCTGGCCAAGAGCCTGCTCTTCCTGTCGGCCGCAACCGTCTCCGACGCAACCGGGACGAACCGCGTGCGAGACGTCGGTGGACTCGCTGGACGATCCCCCGTGCTCGCCGGCGCGTTCTTCGTCGGCATCCTGTCGCTCGTGGGGCTCCCGCCGCTGGCGGGCTTCTTCGGGAAGTTCTTCGTCTTCGACGTCTCGATCCGGTGGTACGCGACGGCGCCGGGCTGGGTTCCCATCGTCGTCTTCCTCTCGCTGCTGGCAGGCGCGCTGCTCACTATCGTCTACACGACCCGGACCTGGACGGGCTGTTTCTGGGGCGCCGAGACGTCGGCCGTCGACGGCTCGGTCGTCGACGGGAGACAGCTGGCCGTCCTCGTCGCGCTCGCGGCGGTCGTCGTCGGCGTCGGCGTCGGTTTCGACCCCGTGTACCGCTTCGCCGAGACGGCCGCCACGGCCGCGACGGAGCGCGGCGAGTACGTCGAGGTCGTCTTCCCCGACGGAGGTGGGGCGGCGTGA
- the mnhG gene encoding monovalent cation/H(+) antiporter subunit G, producing the protein MAGQIESFLVVGLIVVGCFFLTVGTIGLLRLPNVYNRMHATSKPTTLGTVSIFLAGFVYFGPGGAGLPSLVGIAFLFLTVPTGAHMISRAAERTGVPFLGSVTWPGKSDDE; encoded by the coding sequence ATGGCCGGACAGATCGAATCGTTCCTCGTGGTCGGCCTGATCGTCGTCGGCTGTTTCTTCCTGACTGTCGGGACCATCGGGCTGCTCCGGTTGCCGAACGTCTACAACCGGATGCACGCGACGAGCAAGCCGACGACGCTGGGCACCGTCTCCATCTTCCTCGCGGGATTCGTCTACTTCGGTCCCGGGGGCGCCGGCCTGCCGTCACTCGTCGGCATCGCCTTCCTCTTCCTGACGGTGCCGACCGGTGCGCACATGATATCCCGTGCGGCGGAGCGGACGGGGGTTCCGTTCCTGGGGAGCGTCACCTGGCCGGGGAAATCGGACGACGAGTGA
- a CDS encoding NADPH-dependent FMN reductase encodes MTETHVVALCGSLRDDSHTRKALRIALDAAEELGATTELLDLREWDLPVFDADDEDAGDGEAFREAVQAADSILLGTPVYHGSYSAPLKNALDYSGFDEFEKKTVGLLCVAGGSFPITALDHLRSVCRALDCWVIPHQAAIPRASSAFRGEELVDDSVRRRITTLGEEAVKYARITPDPASMESEENVGADD; translated from the coding sequence ATGACCGAGACGCACGTCGTGGCCCTCTGCGGGAGCCTCCGCGACGACAGCCACACGCGAAAGGCGCTCCGAATAGCCCTCGACGCGGCCGAGGAACTCGGCGCGACGACCGAGTTGCTGGACCTGCGCGAGTGGGACCTGCCGGTGTTCGACGCCGACGACGAGGACGCCGGCGACGGCGAGGCGTTCCGCGAAGCGGTCCAGGCGGCCGACTCCATCCTCCTCGGGACGCCGGTGTACCACGGCTCCTACTCCGCGCCGCTGAAGAACGCGCTGGACTACAGCGGCTTCGACGAGTTCGAGAAGAAGACCGTCGGCCTGCTGTGCGTCGCGGGCGGGAGCTTCCCCATCACCGCGCTCGACCACCTCCGGTCGGTGTGCCGGGCGCTGGACTGCTGGGTCATCCCCCACCAGGCCGCCATTCCGCGCGCGAGCAGCGCCTTCCGCGGCGAGGAACTGGTCGACGACTCGGTCCGGCGTCGCATCACCACGCTCGGTGAGGAGGCCGTCAAGTACGCCCGAATAACGCCCGACCCGGCGAGCATGGAGAGCGAGGAGAACGTCGGTGCGGACGACTGA
- a CDS encoding sodium:proton antiporter has translation MSVALAAVVGGLFAVGTFLLLRRNLVRVVWGIAVITQAANVYLIAMGGVQAATHDLVPVLEGHGSEVPQTADPVVQALVLTAIVISFGTTALALALSYRAYEENGSIDVAEWGEAE, from the coding sequence ATGAGCGTCGCGCTGGCTGCGGTCGTCGGCGGACTGTTCGCCGTCGGTACGTTCCTCCTGTTGCGCCGCAATCTGGTCCGCGTCGTCTGGGGGATCGCGGTCATCACCCAGGCGGCGAACGTCTACCTCATCGCGATGGGCGGGGTCCAGGCCGCGACCCACGACCTGGTCCCGGTCCTCGAAGGCCACGGCAGCGAGGTGCCCCAGACGGCCGACCCGGTCGTCCAGGCGCTCGTGCTGACGGCCATCGTCATCAGCTTCGGGACCACGGCGCTGGCCCTCGCGCTCTCGTACCGCGCCTACGAGGAGAACGGGTCCATCGACGTCGCGGAGTGGGGTGAAGCGGAGTGA